TGAAAGTTAGGATTATTACCGAAACAAATCCTAACAAAATTAGAAAAGAAATCAGAAAGTATTTTTTTTGTTTCATTATTTTTCCTCCTCATGCTGCCTCTGTTAATTTTATTTTGTCTACTGTTTAAGGTATGTTAATAATAGAAAAAGATAGTGTCAATTGCAGAGTTTAAAATAGTGTTGTATCAAGGCTAAGGCAGAGGCAAGGTCTGAGATATTCAGGCTTAAATGAGGCATATCAGGTTATAGAGTCGGTCGCACAAGTAATATTATTATTCACCTTCAAGCAATAGCCGTCAGTTTTAACCGATGGGATTAAACGTCCCCATCAACTTTAGCCGCATAAGAAAATCCACATGCTTTTACAAATATTACCGGTGAATAATTATGGGACTAAAGTCCAAAATTTTTTAAGACTCTTTATCCGTCAGCTAAAACTGACGGTAATGGATAAATCAATTTTTTCAAAACTTCTAAGCTTGCAGCGGTGAGTTCTGCAAAAGACTCTATATCAGAAGGCGATAGAAATTAAAAACATCGGCGGATTATTTTTTCCGATGTTAAAGTTTTATCCGGATTTACGCTCGTCTTAAAAGAGAGTTTGTTTGGAAATTTTTTTGAAACATTTTGCCGCCTTTTTTGGGTTTCGAAGTTTTAGATAAATTTCGCCGGCTCGTTTGTAATCGCCGAGCTTTTCGTAGAGTTCGGCAATTTTATTTAGATCTTTCGTTTCCATCTGTAAGTGAATATTAAGAGCCTCTTTGTATTTTCCTCCTTTTGTTAACATATCGGCCGCATTTCCCTTGTTTCCTACTTTTAAGTAAAGCTCAGCCGACTTAAGAAATTCAGTAGCTATACCGTAAGAATATGCAGCCTCTTTAATCAACCCTTTTTCCTCTTGAATTTCTGCAAGGGACGAAAAACTATTTTTTTTGAACGAAAGCGATAAAGCGTCCATCATCATATTGTTATCTACCAAAAAACTCAGGGTTTTTTCAAATTTTGACGACTCGCTAAAAATTAAGTAATTGTTTTTAGTAATGGCGAGCTTTTCTGCCATAAGGTTGTACTCATCTTTTTTGTCTAAGAAATGGAGTTTAATTGCCGATATTTCTGAAACACTCTCACACAAGTTGGCATATTCAGAGTTGAATTTTTCTTTTATGTTGTTAAATATAGATTTATTAGTGCCTTTTATTTCTGCGATATAAAAGAAGTAATCGTTGTAATTCTCGGCTTTTTCGTATAGATGAATAACGTTCTCCGCATAGTGAAAGTCGGGGTCAAGTATCTTGAGGATTCGCAGCCAATGAACAATCTCTTCTGTGTTATGATTATTCTGAAAATATGAATTCATCATTTTTACAAGCATAGAATTGTAGTCGGCTATTTGAAGTTTATACAGGTCGTTTTCATTGGCATTTAATCTTAGAACGAATTTAGCGACTGTATCAATCTTATCATTTTTTATAGCATAATAGGACAATGTTTCATAACGATCACCTTGCCAAAGAGTATTCCACAAGCTATATGCCGACTCGGTATTTTCCAGCTCGAGTTGACAGAAGCCGGCAAGAGTTCGGTCTCCCGCCAATTCATAACATACACTTGCTTGAAGGTATTTTTTCTCGTCGGCGAAGCCGTTTGCAAAAGTTTCGAGTTCTACCTTTTTAATGTATTTGCTTAGTTTTTTGGTATTCTTAAAAAGAAGCTTACAATCTTCGGGCGAGTTTAAATAATTTAGAAACGCATTTGTGTAATCGTTTATTTTAAAATAAGATTCAGCCGCCTTAAAACTATTTTCCGCCAAGCCGTAATATTTTGCAGCATCGGTAAAGTATTTCAGTTTGGAGGAGCTATCAGCAACGCCAAGATTATCATTAATTAGATAATATCTTATCAATGCGCTAAAATATTTTTTTGTTTTGAAATATGAATCTGCTTCAGCTTTCAAATCTTTACCTTCTTTAATTAGTCTGAGTGTATTAACAGCGGATTTAAAATTTTTCTCTTTTTCGTAAATCCTTAAGAGTGGTTCGTATTGATTTGTGACAGTATAGATTCCAATCAACCGTTTATCGTTCTTTAACTTTTTCCAGAGTTTTTCGGCATTTTGATAATCTTCTGCTTTTTCAAACAGTTCTGCGGCGTGCTCATAGTTTTTCAGCTTCAGATAAAGCTTCGCCGCATCTAAAAACTCGCCTGCCAATTCGTAATATTTAGCCGCGTTGGAACTATTTTTTAGATAGTTTAAGCTTACTTCAGCCGCCATTTTGTAATTTTTCGATCTAACAAAAAATTCGAGTGCCTTTTCGTATTCTGAAAGACTTAAGTAAATATCGGCTGCTTCGGCAAAACGACCTTCGTTTTCTAAGATCTTAGATGTGCATTGCAGAATTTTATCTTTGATTTGAAGTTGAGTGAATAGACGTAATGCATCATTGAAATTTCTGGAACGTTCGTAGTTTACGGCGGCTTTCTCAACCTCGTTTACTTTTTCAAAATTAACTGCCGCTTTATAATGTTCTCCGATTTTTTCTTGGTAGTATGCTTCGGCTTTAGTTGTTAGCATCTGATTGCCTGCGTTTTTGAAGCATTCAATTGCCGCCTTATAGAATTCTCTTTCGAAAAAATAATTTCCTTGTTCAATCCACTCCTCCGGCGTTGATATAACGTTCCATATTCCGCTGATGTAATTTAGATCGTTGGTTTGATATACTTGCTCTTTCAGTAAATCGCTCTGCCAAATAACCGAAGGAGTTGAGCCGTCGTAAATTAAAAGTTCTTTTTGTGCTCGGGTGATTGCTACGTACAATAAGTTAATTTCGTGCTTGATGTTCGCATCATGGATATTTTGTTTGGAATTTTCAAGAATCGTTAGCCAAACATCCTTAGTTTTTATATCGGAGCAAAAGTTCCAAATAAATACGCTGTCGAATTCTAATCCCTTTGCTTCATATATTGTAAATACAAGCTCTGTTTCCAAAATGCGTTTTAACTTTTCCTTTTCTTTCTCATTTCTTACAAGAATTGTTTTCTTTGCTCCAATGCCGCTGAGATTTTCAAGCATTTCTTTTTCTGTGATGCCGTGAGCAATAACCGGCGGGCGCCCCTTGTATTTCCAATCTTCTTTTAATTCCTCGGCGCTTGTGCCTAAGAGATTTGCTTTCAGCTCCAATAATGTGTTCGCAAGTTCAACTATGCTTCCAGAACTTCTGAAATTTAAATTCAAAAACATAACCTCCGGTGTTGGTAAGTTTCTTTCAAAGAAGTGGCGTTTAAGCTCTTCCCATCGGAATCCACTTGGATTGATGATTTGTTTTGTATCGCCGGTTAAAACCAGATTTAGAGGATTTTTAGTTATGTAAAACAATAGCTCATGCTGTGCATCTGTTAAATCCTGGATTTCATCGCAAACTACCAAGTCATACATATATTCTTTAGGATTTTTTTCGACAAGTATATTGATTACATCTCTGCTTAAATCAATTTCATCCCACAGATTTTCTCTGTCTAACTTGTCTTGATAAAACTCAAATATTTTGTAAATGCTTTTTCTGTCGTGCTTAAAGTTCGGAGCTTTTTTCCTGCCAAGCATTTCATATTCAAGGAATGAGAGATAACGTTTTTGTGTAAGGTCGCGCTGTTTTAGTAGCAGCTCTATTATCTTTTCGAGTAGATGTACGATTCTTTCGCTATGGTCGGTAATATGAAATTTAAGATTCTTAAGAAAACTGGACAAGCTTGTTTGAAAATACTTTTGCACGATCTTTTCGATTTGCGATGATGATTCTAAGTTCGAAAAGATTGCAAGCTGACGATGCAAAGGATTTATTAAATCCGATGCGAGCTGATTCTGTTTAACCTTGTTCAGTGTATCTTTGAAAAACTGTATGTTTATCTGAGGCAAAGCACCTTTAATTATTGAACGAATCTCCTCCCATATCAACGGCATGTCATATTTTGACGATAAGGAATGCGGTCGGACGATTGTACAGAATTTATAGTAATCGACCTCGCTCTCGGATTGATAAGCCCTATTAAACTTTTCTGCAATTTCGAGACACAGGTTTTTATAAGTATAGAATTTCGGCTCATTTATTTTATCTGCATTTGGAGATGAATTTATCAAACCGCGATATAGCCGTTCCGCCATATTTTTTAAGAATTTATTATATGTAACAAATAATTTATCCAAGTGTCCAAGTGAACTTTTATGCAGATAATAAACCGAGAGAGTTGTTTTGCCGCTCCCCGCAGTGCCGGAGAGCATTATGGGAGGTGGAGTTCTAAGAATCTCGGATTGAGCCGGCGTCAATTGAAGATATAATTCGAAATCGTCTTTATTATATAATTGCACCCGACTCCACTCTCCCTCGTTTAACGGATACCATTTCTGGCTTCCTGAATCGTCGCTAACTTTTTTGGTAATGCTTTCTTGGGTGATGTCTTCCTGGTCTAGTTTATCGAAGTATAATTCTTCCGACATCTCTTCCCTAAAAGGTTTGAAGTGAATGAAGGGGACATTGTCGGGCAGTATATTTTTTGCTTTTTTTGATATCTCATTGTGAACAACTATTCCCCAGACGTAAACAAGCAGCGTGTTTTTTTCTTCAGGATGTTCATCTCTGCCGAGTGTAAAAATAATTCGGTTGCCCTTATCGAGCCGCCCTTCAAAGATAGTTTTAGCCGAAGCAACCCCTTTAATCTTCTTTACTTTTAGCCCGCCATCCCAACAGCCAATTTCCAAGAAATCAAGTTTCTGTTTTAACTTTTCTCGGTTTTGCTTGCTCTCTTTGAGCAAGTATTTTTTGAATGAGTCGTTTATTAATACTTTTATGGTCATAAATCGTGGTTATATCTTACGTACGTAAATATCTGTTTCCAAAATTTTTTTAATAAGATTGCTGGTTTTTTTGCAAAAGTCAAAAGAAAAAGATAAGCGTGCCCATACATAAGCACGCTGTACAAACAAACCCCGCTGAAGCAGGATGATTAAATGATATCACACTTATAATAATTTGTAGGCGAGGGTTATCATTTATGGTAACGCTGGCCAAAACGTAATTTTAACTCTTGGAACTATCTTTATCGTGTGGTACGGAAAAACTTCTTTGCAGAGAGGCTCCTTCAATCGCTTTGATAGCTATGTTTTGAATTTGTATTCCTGCATCGTTTGCTTTTTGGGTGAGTTGACGAATTAGCTCTTCTTGTTCCTTGATTTTACTCTCGAATGAAGCAATCATTTGCTTGTTTAACTTTCTTTCACCCTCGATTTCTTTTGATGAGAGTTCTGCTTGATGCTTATACTTCAATTCGATTTTTTCAGTAACAGATTTTTCGGTTCCCTTAATTACATTATCGAGTTCGGCAGGGAACGATTCTACTTTTGCTTTAAGTTCAGCAAACTCTTTTTCTCTCGCTGTAACTAATGCTTCCCGTTCTGCCAATTCTTTTTCAATGGCGGCTTTTTTATTGATAAGCTCTTTTTCTAATTCTAATTTTTGAACAGCATACTGATCGGCATCTTTTTTTCTTTGTAATTTAAGATTGTAATTATATTCTTCCTGCTCGCGCTCCCTTTCTTTCTTAATCTGCATGTCTCGGTCTTTCTTTTGAATCTCGTAGTTCTCTTGTTCTTGTTTCCACTGAATTCTCTTTGCCTCTATCTCCAGTTCGAATGCCTCTTTCTTTTCCTTTTGTGCCAGTAGAAGTGCAGAAAGCGAGTCGGCACCTGCTTTTATATCGAATATTTCTTCTAAATATTTCTTTTCAATTTCAATCGCCTGCTGAAGCTCTGTCAATTTTCTATACTCAGCAATCAGAGTCTCACCAATTTCGTCTATTGCTTTTGCTGTTCTTAATTTTATCTCGCCGAGCAATTTTATTATAGTTTCCGGAGAATGCTCGACTACGGCTTCGACTATCTTTTTTTCTTCTTCTTTTTTCTTTTCAACTTTGCGGTCGGCAGATTTCAATTCCTTGATTTTTTCTAAAGCTTCGTTGTATGCTTCAAATAGTTCGTTTTTTGTGCTTTTGATGGAAACTTCTTTTGCCATGTTATCCTCTTGATGGTTGTTGGTTAAATGTTTTATGATAATATAGTGTTATGGTAATTTTTCTAGATCGTCCAAATCTTTGTATCTATTTGCGCACGTTTATTAACCTTTAATTGCTCAAGACCGATGAAGTTTACTTCAACCTCATCGAGAACATCAATTGTTCTTGTAGGGAAGCAATCGCTAAAGTTTAATCCCGATACCGTTGTTAAAATTTCGAGTCTCAATGGCGGGACACCAATTCGCGTGATTCGGTTCTCTTTTAAGAATAATTCTGTGGAAAGTTTGGGGACATTAAAGCCAAATTCTCTAAATACTTCTACTAATCTTTTTGCGTTTTCTAATTCTGGCAAAATCCAAATATCGATGTCACCGGTTGCTCTTGGATAACCATAGTACCCAACTGCGTAGCCACCAACAACTAAGTATTTAACTTTCTTTAAGTTCAACAACTTCAAGAACTCTTTGAAGTCTCGAGGTAAATGGATCATACCCGTACATAATTTGTCTTAAAAACTCAAGTGCTTGAATTCTTTCTGAGGGCGTTTTAGAGAGCCAATATTCCTTCTCGTCGGATTGGTCGAATAGAGATGCCGTAGAAAATGCTTCTTTATCTATTTTTTCGAATTGATTGAGACAGTTCATTTAAAAAAAAATTATAAATTTTAGCTTATATAAACAAACTGACGAGTCAACGATTTCAAATTCATACTCTACTCAGATGCTCTTATATCTTATATTCATCCTTAGCTATTCACTATGCCACTCCATACGCCACAATTTCAAATCCATACTTTGCTCTGATCTTGTCGATTGATTTTAAGAGTTTCTGTAGTTTATTAAAAATTAGAGAAGATGGATTTTTGTTCTGTGATTTAGCAGAAGTTAATTTTTTTTAGGTCAACTTGTGAATTGTGTGCTGACCTGAGGATAAATCTTCAGCCAAAGGTTTCATGCCGGAGGCGGAACTGCCACTGGCGGGGATGAGCTTCTGGTTCAAATGATGAATTAGTTAAACAGTTCCGTAATCAAAAGAATATACGGGAACTTGGATTGTTTTTGTTGGCTTTTTCTTCTCTTGAAGAATACGATCAATTTGCTTGGCAATTTCAGGTTTTATGACTTTCTCTCCGCACTGCTTACATACTCCTAGGGGGACATTCTCAAAAACAAATAATCGATTCTGCCATCTGATCTCACGGGGCAGTAATTTTTCTTCTACTTTACCGCCGCAAAAAAAACAATCGTCATATTCTCTTTTCATATTTTTAATCCTTTTTGTTTCTTGTATAAGGGTCTTTCCATTTTGGCATTTCAGGAGAATAAACAGTGATCAAAATTAAATGTCCTGAACGATTCTTGCCGCACACAATATGAATAGGTTTATTTTCACTGGTGAAGCCAAGAACCAAACAACTTTCACCTCTTGGGTCGTTTGGATATTCTTCTATGATTTCACACTTTGTCAAAGCTAGCTCCAATTGAGAAATTGTAAGCTGTTCGTTAATCCGTTCATCGTCTGCATGAATTGAGATTTCGTAATTCTGGCGGAGAATCTCTTCACGTATAAACTCTGGAGTAATGCTCGTCATGAAATTTTCTTTTACATTTTTAACATATATAAACCGTTACTAACTATCAAGACTGCTTGTTCATTTTTCGTTCTCTATTCTCAATTACTTATTATGCAACTCCATACCTCACAATCTCCATTCCATACTTTGCTCTGATTTTATCGATTGATTTTAAGAGCTTCTGCCGTTTTTCCTCAATGGTGGAGAAAAGAAGCTCTTGCTCGGAAGATTCGCAGAAGTTTGTCAGTTGAACTCCGATTAGTCTTATTGAAACTCTTCTTGTGTATGCTTTCCTGAAAAGTTCAACTGCTGTGTTGTAGATAATCTTATCGTCATTGTCCGGCTTGTTTAAGGTTTGCGCTCGTGTAAGTGTAACGAAATCGGAGTAGCGAAGTTTAATGCTTACAGTTCTCGCCATCCAATTATTTTCGCGAAGCGTATTGCAGACATCTTCTACTAATTCGAACAAAGTTTTTTCAACGATTCTTTTATCCGTTGTGTCTGTTCCGTAAGTTTCTTCTCGGCTGATGCTTTTTTGTTCATGCCGTCCATTGTGCGGAATTAAAAATTCCGTTCCTTTACCGAGTGCGTGGTCGTGAATAGCTTTTCCCCATTTGCCGAATGCAATCTGAAAATACTCGCTCGATGTGTTTGCAACTTGTCCGATTGTATAAAATCCGCGTGCGTTTAGTTCGCGCTGGGTTACTTCACCAACTCCTGGCATTGCCTGAACCGGCAGAGGTGAGAGAAATTCAACTTCTTGATGAGGCACAACGAAAGTA
This region of Ignavibacteria bacterium genomic DNA includes:
- a CDS encoding YgiT-type zinc finger protein, which codes for MKREYDDCFFCGGKVEEKLLPREIRWQNRLFVFENVPLGVCKQCGEKVIKPEIAKQIDRILQEKKKPTKTIQVPVYSFDYGTV
- a CDS encoding DUF4258 domain-containing protein codes for the protein MTSITPEFIREEILRQNYEISIHADDERINEQLTISQLELALTKCEIIEEYPNDPRGESCLVLGFTSENKPIHIVCGKNRSGHLILITVYSPEMPKWKDPYTRNKKD
- the dinB gene encoding DNA polymerase IV, with protein sequence MLFHLDLDAFFISVERILDPSLEGKPVIVGADPKVDAYGQPHGRGVVAACSYETREFGVRSGMPVRQAYQLCPTGLFIHGSHKEYSRFSRAVKNILERYAPVLEQASIDEFYLDFTGCERIYGHPYFFASRIQAEIKRELHLPCSIGIASNKFVAKVASDYAKPEGITFVVPHQEVEFLSPLPVQAMPGVGEVTQRELNARGFYTIGQVANTSSEYFQIAFGKWGKAIHDHALGKGTEFLIPHNGRHEQKSISREETYGTDTTDKRIVEKTLFELVEDVCNTLRENNWMARTVSIKLRYSDFVTLTRAQTLNKPDNDDKIIYNTAVELFRKAYTRRVSIRLIGVQLTNFCESSEQELLFSTIEEKRQKLLKSIDKIRAKYGMEIVRYGVA